Proteins encoded by one window of Nasonia vitripennis strain AsymCx chromosome 5, Nvit_psr_1.1, whole genome shotgun sequence:
- the LOC100124039 gene encoding tumor protein D54 isoform X1, with the protein MREETGDAKSASNNNNRPINEKTDASSTTSAATDEEFVGPEFEEDAYYSSLAPTPSFDDLDDVSDSEEILVHWHQEAGEIEEIEEADFREEREGDQKGTRREFRLLKAKIREKSRRLLGLVKGAIGLVGGEDAALHRSGSLSPSLDNVANELQGMTVEEQERQKAEWSAELAKIEDEIQTLREVLSSKVRMAHELKRKLGISVWKELSVDVNQGLKNVKESQVYQNVGEKLGRFTRTVSENSLYQKTESVLKNTAEKTTSILGGFGSGLSMKIGQMRNSDSFRSLEEKVGSAYENVKGRVTPSRSNSTQSFDEALREAGASRRASAAPSATSPTIPEDKMLS; encoded by the exons ATGCGCGAGGAAACCGGCGACGCCAAATCGGcgagcaacaacaacaaccgTCCGATCAACGAAAAAACCGACGCCTCGTCGACGACGTCGGCGGCGACGGACGAGGAATTCGTCGGTCCCGAATTCGAGGAAGACGCTTACTACAGTAGCTTAGCGCCTACCCCGAGCTTCGACGATCTCGACGACGTGAGCGACTCGGAGGAGATCTTGGTGCACTGGCACCAGGAAGCCGGCGAAATCGAGGAGATCGAGGAAGCCGATTTTAGGGAAGAACGCGAAGGTGACCAAAAGGGCACCAGGCGAGAATTCAGGCTACTCAAAGCGAAAATCCGAGAAAAGTCAAGGCGGCTGCTGGGACTCGTCAAAGGTGCGATCGGTTTGGTGGGAG GTGAAGATGCCGCCCTCCACAGAAGCGGATCGCTATCGCCGTCCCTCGATAACGTGGCGAACGAGCTTCAGGGGATGACGGTAGAGGAGCAAGAACGCCAGAAGGCCGAGTGGAGCGCCGAACTCGCTAAG ATCGAGGATGAGATCCAGACGCTGAGGGAGGTCTTGTCGAGCAAGGTGCGAATGGCCCACGAGCTCAAGCGGAAGCTCGGCATCAGCGTTTGGAAGGAGCTCAGCGTCGACGTCAACCAGGGCTTGAAGAACGTCAAGGAGAGCCAAGT TTATCAGAATGTTGGGGAGAAACTTGGTCGGTTCACCAGGACGGTCTCCGAGAACAGTTT GTACCAGAAGACCGAGTCGGTGCTGAAGAACACGGCCGAGAAGACGACGAGTATCCTGGGCGGTTTCGGCAGTGGACTTTCCATGAAAATCGGTCAGATGAGAAATTCCGACAGCTTCAGGTCCCTTGAGGAAAAAGTCGGCAGCGCTTACGAGAATGTCAAG GGACGCGTGACCCCGTCGCGCAGCAATTCGACGCAGAGCTTCGACGAGGCACTGCGGGAGGCCGGTGCCTCGAGACGAGCCTCGGCCGCACCGTCAGCCACCAGTCCTACTATTCCCGAGGATAAGATGCTCTCTTAG
- the LOC100124039 gene encoding tumor protein D54 isoform X5 — translation MMSNVPTVSALQIRRLLGVHERIVVSVKVVTLTVFWLLLLTKNAAGEDAALHRSGSLSPSLDNVANELQGMTVEEQERQKAEWSAELAKIEDEIQTLREVLSSKVRMAHELKRKLGISVWKELSVDVNQGLKNVKESQVYQNVGEKLGRFTRTVSENSLYQKTESVLKNTAEKTTSILGGFGSGLSMKIGQMRNSDSFRSLEEKVGSAYENVKGRVTPSRSNSTQSFDEALREAGASRRASAAPSATSPTIPEDKMLS, via the exons ATGATGAGCAACGTACCAACAG TCAGCGCGCTTCAAATTAGACGACTACTAGGAGTACACGAACGTATTGTAGTCAGCGTGAAAGTAGTCACCTTGACGGTATTTTGGTTACTCTTGCTAACAAAAAATGCAGCAG GTGAAGATGCCGCCCTCCACAGAAGCGGATCGCTATCGCCGTCCCTCGATAACGTGGCGAACGAGCTTCAGGGGATGACGGTAGAGGAGCAAGAACGCCAGAAGGCCGAGTGGAGCGCCGAACTCGCTAAG ATCGAGGATGAGATCCAGACGCTGAGGGAGGTCTTGTCGAGCAAGGTGCGAATGGCCCACGAGCTCAAGCGGAAGCTCGGCATCAGCGTTTGGAAGGAGCTCAGCGTCGACGTCAACCAGGGCTTGAAGAACGTCAAGGAGAGCCAAGT TTATCAGAATGTTGGGGAGAAACTTGGTCGGTTCACCAGGACGGTCTCCGAGAACAGTTT GTACCAGAAGACCGAGTCGGTGCTGAAGAACACGGCCGAGAAGACGACGAGTATCCTGGGCGGTTTCGGCAGTGGACTTTCCATGAAAATCGGTCAGATGAGAAATTCCGACAGCTTCAGGTCCCTTGAGGAAAAAGTCGGCAGCGCTTACGAGAATGTCAAG GGACGCGTGACCCCGTCGCGCAGCAATTCGACGCAGAGCTTCGACGAGGCACTGCGGGAGGCCGGTGCCTCGAGACGAGCCTCGGCCGCACCGTCAGCCACCAGTCCTACTATTCCCGAGGATAAGATGCTCTCTTAG
- the LOC100124039 gene encoding tumor protein D54 isoform X2 → MREETGDAKSASNNNNRPINEKTDASSTTSAATDEEFVGPEFEEDAYYSSLAPTPSFDDLDDVSDSEEILVHWHQEAGEIEEIEEADFREEREGDQKGTRREFRLLKAKIREKSRRLLGLVKGEDAALHRSGSLSPSLDNVANELQGMTVEEQERQKAEWSAELAKIEDEIQTLREVLSSKVRMAHELKRKLGISVWKELSVDVNQGLKNVKESQVYQNVGEKLGRFTRTVSENSLYQKTESVLKNTAEKTTSILGGFGSGLSMKIGQMRNSDSFRSLEEKVGSAYENVKGRVTPSRSNSTQSFDEALREAGASRRASAAPSATSPTIPEDKMLS, encoded by the exons ATGCGCGAGGAAACCGGCGACGCCAAATCGGcgagcaacaacaacaaccgTCCGATCAACGAAAAAACCGACGCCTCGTCGACGACGTCGGCGGCGACGGACGAGGAATTCGTCGGTCCCGAATTCGAGGAAGACGCTTACTACAGTAGCTTAGCGCCTACCCCGAGCTTCGACGATCTCGACGACGTGAGCGACTCGGAGGAGATCTTGGTGCACTGGCACCAGGAAGCCGGCGAAATCGAGGAGATCGAGGAAGCCGATTTTAGGGAAGAACGCGAAGGTGACCAAAAGGGCACCAGGCGAGAATTCAGGCTACTCAAAGCGAAAATCCGAGAAAAGTCAAGGCGGCTGCTGGGACTCGTCAAAG GTGAAGATGCCGCCCTCCACAGAAGCGGATCGCTATCGCCGTCCCTCGATAACGTGGCGAACGAGCTTCAGGGGATGACGGTAGAGGAGCAAGAACGCCAGAAGGCCGAGTGGAGCGCCGAACTCGCTAAG ATCGAGGATGAGATCCAGACGCTGAGGGAGGTCTTGTCGAGCAAGGTGCGAATGGCCCACGAGCTCAAGCGGAAGCTCGGCATCAGCGTTTGGAAGGAGCTCAGCGTCGACGTCAACCAGGGCTTGAAGAACGTCAAGGAGAGCCAAGT TTATCAGAATGTTGGGGAGAAACTTGGTCGGTTCACCAGGACGGTCTCCGAGAACAGTTT GTACCAGAAGACCGAGTCGGTGCTGAAGAACACGGCCGAGAAGACGACGAGTATCCTGGGCGGTTTCGGCAGTGGACTTTCCATGAAAATCGGTCAGATGAGAAATTCCGACAGCTTCAGGTCCCTTGAGGAAAAAGTCGGCAGCGCTTACGAGAATGTCAAG GGACGCGTGACCCCGTCGCGCAGCAATTCGACGCAGAGCTTCGACGAGGCACTGCGGGAGGCCGGTGCCTCGAGACGAGCCTCGGCCGCACCGTCAGCCACCAGTCCTACTATTCCCGAGGATAAGATGCTCTCTTAG
- the LOC100124039 gene encoding tumor protein D54 isoform X4: MNPELLGFGCELASFWLLRKAPFGPAISLGFTAYEMIHHLSMMNPQAYQDEKNFYYMGEDAALHRSGSLSPSLDNVANELQGMTVEEQERQKAEWSAELAKIEDEIQTLREVLSSKVRMAHELKRKLGISVWKELSVDVNQGLKNVKESQVYQNVGEKLGRFTRTVSENSLYQKTESVLKNTAEKTTSILGGFGSGLSMKIGQMRNSDSFRSLEEKVGSAYENVKGRVTPSRSNSTQSFDEALREAGASRRASAAPSATSPTIPEDKMLS; encoded by the exons ATGAATCCCGAGCTTTTGGGCTTCGGCTGTGAGTTGGCGAGCTTTTGGCTGCTTAGGAAAGCTCCTTTTGGGCCTGCGATTTCTCTGGGCTTCACCGCTTACGAAATGATTCACCACCTTTCGATGATGAATCCGCAGGCCTATCAGGACGAgaagaatttttattacatgG GTGAAGATGCCGCCCTCCACAGAAGCGGATCGCTATCGCCGTCCCTCGATAACGTGGCGAACGAGCTTCAGGGGATGACGGTAGAGGAGCAAGAACGCCAGAAGGCCGAGTGGAGCGCCGAACTCGCTAAG ATCGAGGATGAGATCCAGACGCTGAGGGAGGTCTTGTCGAGCAAGGTGCGAATGGCCCACGAGCTCAAGCGGAAGCTCGGCATCAGCGTTTGGAAGGAGCTCAGCGTCGACGTCAACCAGGGCTTGAAGAACGTCAAGGAGAGCCAAGT TTATCAGAATGTTGGGGAGAAACTTGGTCGGTTCACCAGGACGGTCTCCGAGAACAGTTT GTACCAGAAGACCGAGTCGGTGCTGAAGAACACGGCCGAGAAGACGACGAGTATCCTGGGCGGTTTCGGCAGTGGACTTTCCATGAAAATCGGTCAGATGAGAAATTCCGACAGCTTCAGGTCCCTTGAGGAAAAAGTCGGCAGCGCTTACGAGAATGTCAAG GGACGCGTGACCCCGTCGCGCAGCAATTCGACGCAGAGCTTCGACGAGGCACTGCGGGAGGCCGGTGCCTCGAGACGAGCCTCGGCCGCACCGTCAGCCACCAGTCCTACTATTCCCGAGGATAAGATGCTCTCTTAG
- the LOC100124039 gene encoding tumor protein D52 isoform X3: protein MREETGDAKSASNNNNRPINEKTDASSTTSAATDEEFVGPEFEEDAYYSSLAPTPSFDDLDDVSDSEEILVHWHQEAGEIEEIEEADFREEREGDQKGTRREFRLLKAKIREKSRRLLGLVKGAIGLVGGEDAALHRSGSLSPSLDNVANELQGMTVEEQERQKAEWSAELAKIEDEIQTLREVLSSKVRMAHELKRKLGISVWKELSVDVNQGLKNVKESQVYQKTESVLKNTAEKTTSILGGFGSGLSMKIGQMRNSDSFRSLEEKVGSAYENVKGRVTPSRSNSTQSFDEALREAGASRRASAAPSATSPTIPEDKMLS from the exons ATGCGCGAGGAAACCGGCGACGCCAAATCGGcgagcaacaacaacaaccgTCCGATCAACGAAAAAACCGACGCCTCGTCGACGACGTCGGCGGCGACGGACGAGGAATTCGTCGGTCCCGAATTCGAGGAAGACGCTTACTACAGTAGCTTAGCGCCTACCCCGAGCTTCGACGATCTCGACGACGTGAGCGACTCGGAGGAGATCTTGGTGCACTGGCACCAGGAAGCCGGCGAAATCGAGGAGATCGAGGAAGCCGATTTTAGGGAAGAACGCGAAGGTGACCAAAAGGGCACCAGGCGAGAATTCAGGCTACTCAAAGCGAAAATCCGAGAAAAGTCAAGGCGGCTGCTGGGACTCGTCAAAGGTGCGATCGGTTTGGTGGGAG GTGAAGATGCCGCCCTCCACAGAAGCGGATCGCTATCGCCGTCCCTCGATAACGTGGCGAACGAGCTTCAGGGGATGACGGTAGAGGAGCAAGAACGCCAGAAGGCCGAGTGGAGCGCCGAACTCGCTAAG ATCGAGGATGAGATCCAGACGCTGAGGGAGGTCTTGTCGAGCAAGGTGCGAATGGCCCACGAGCTCAAGCGGAAGCTCGGCATCAGCGTTTGGAAGGAGCTCAGCGTCGACGTCAACCAGGGCTTGAAGAACGTCAAGGAGAGCCAAGT GTACCAGAAGACCGAGTCGGTGCTGAAGAACACGGCCGAGAAGACGACGAGTATCCTGGGCGGTTTCGGCAGTGGACTTTCCATGAAAATCGGTCAGATGAGAAATTCCGACAGCTTCAGGTCCCTTGAGGAAAAAGTCGGCAGCGCTTACGAGAATGTCAAG GGACGCGTGACCCCGTCGCGCAGCAATTCGACGCAGAGCTTCGACGAGGCACTGCGGGAGGCCGGTGCCTCGAGACGAGCCTCGGCCGCACCGTCAGCCACCAGTCCTACTATTCCCGAGGATAAGATGCTCTCTTAG
- the LOC100124039 gene encoding tumor protein D54 isoform X6, translated as MMSNVPTGEDAALHRSGSLSPSLDNVANELQGMTVEEQERQKAEWSAELAKIEDEIQTLREVLSSKVRMAHELKRKLGISVWKELSVDVNQGLKNVKESQVYQNVGEKLGRFTRTVSENSLYQKTESVLKNTAEKTTSILGGFGSGLSMKIGQMRNSDSFRSLEEKVGSAYENVKGRVTPSRSNSTQSFDEALREAGASRRASAAPSATSPTIPEDKMLS; from the exons ATGATGAGCAACGTACCAACAG GTGAAGATGCCGCCCTCCACAGAAGCGGATCGCTATCGCCGTCCCTCGATAACGTGGCGAACGAGCTTCAGGGGATGACGGTAGAGGAGCAAGAACGCCAGAAGGCCGAGTGGAGCGCCGAACTCGCTAAG ATCGAGGATGAGATCCAGACGCTGAGGGAGGTCTTGTCGAGCAAGGTGCGAATGGCCCACGAGCTCAAGCGGAAGCTCGGCATCAGCGTTTGGAAGGAGCTCAGCGTCGACGTCAACCAGGGCTTGAAGAACGTCAAGGAGAGCCAAGT TTATCAGAATGTTGGGGAGAAACTTGGTCGGTTCACCAGGACGGTCTCCGAGAACAGTTT GTACCAGAAGACCGAGTCGGTGCTGAAGAACACGGCCGAGAAGACGACGAGTATCCTGGGCGGTTTCGGCAGTGGACTTTCCATGAAAATCGGTCAGATGAGAAATTCCGACAGCTTCAGGTCCCTTGAGGAAAAAGTCGGCAGCGCTTACGAGAATGTCAAG GGACGCGTGACCCCGTCGCGCAGCAATTCGACGCAGAGCTTCGACGAGGCACTGCGGGAGGCCGGTGCCTCGAGACGAGCCTCGGCCGCACCGTCAGCCACCAGTCCTACTATTCCCGAGGATAAGATGCTCTCTTAG